From the genome of Oxyura jamaicensis isolate SHBP4307 breed ruddy duck chromosome 2, BPBGC_Ojam_1.0, whole genome shotgun sequence, one region includes:
- the CXCR6 gene encoding C-X-C chemokine receptor type 6, whose product MTTADDVTFYYNFSAIDPNENGIENFYTFISIFLPCMYSFVFIFGLAGNALVFIILVLYEKLKTLTDIFLLNLAIADWIFLWTLPFWAYSAAQEWIFGTVACRIIRGLYNLNLYTSMLTLTSITFDRLIAITFATKAHMCQTKRMKWGKLICGLIWVISLAFATPQLIFSDVFTIDKAVCLEKYPNHHTELVLEVIQVTLGYFIPMLTMIICYSLIIKTLLHARNFQKNKSLKKIFSVVAIFILTQSPYTFLRLMKIIDWSFNLDSNFDYAIVITEALAYFHGCLNPVMYFFMGVKFRKNFQKIIKNSRCFKQQVTVKQWHTTEEEGSRTYTVSNNADATSMYPL is encoded by the coding sequence ATGACAACTGCAGATGATGTTACCTTTTATTATAACTTCTCAGCCATTGATCCCAATGAAAACGGAATTGAGAATTTTTACACATTTATAAGTATCTTTCTGCCCTGTATGTATTcgtttgtttttatctttggGCTAGCAGGAAATGCTCTGGTCTTTATCATACTGGTCCTCTATGAGAAACTGAAGACACTgacagatatatttttgttgAACTTGGCTATAGCTGACTGGATCTTCCTTTGGACACTGCCATTCTGGGCATATTCTGCTGCTCAGGAGTGGATTTTTGGCACTGTGGCATGTCGTATTATACGGGGCCTGTACAATCTGAACTTGTACACTTCAATGTTAACTCTAACGTCTATCACCTTTGACAGGCTTATTGCTATTACTTTTGCCACCAAAGCACATATGTGTCAAACCAAACGAATGAAATGGGGCAAATTAATCTGTGGCTTGATCTGGGTGATTTCACTAGCATTTGCCACACCACAGCTTATTTTTAGTGATGTGTTTACTATCGATAAGGCAGTATGTCTGGAAAAATACCCAAACCACCACACAGAATTGGTTCTTGAAGTTATTCAAGTGACCCTTGGTTACTTTATTCCCATGCTAACCATGATCATCTGCTACTCCCTCATTATTAAAACCTTACTGCATGCCAGGAATTTCCAAAAGAACaaatctctaaaaaaaatattttctgtagttgCCATATTTATTCTTACGCAGTCACCCTACACTTTCTTGAGACTGATGAAGATCATAGACTGGAGCTTTAACTTGGACAGCAACTTTGACTATGCAATCGTTATAACAGAAGCTCTGGCTTATTTCCACGGCTGTCTTAACCCTGTTATGTATTTCTTCATGGGGGTGAAATTCAGGAAGAACTtccagaaaattattaaaaactcGAGATGCTTTAAACAGCAAGTTACTGTTAAACAGTGGCACACCACTGAAGAGGAAGGCTCTAGAACTTATACTGTCTCAAATAATGCAGATGCAACAAGCATGTATCCTCTATAA